Within the Caldisericia bacterium genome, the region TATGAACGCCAGTCTCCAACAACTCTATCACCTGAACTCTATTTCTGACACTGGCAGCTATAACCTCACAATCAAAACCATATGTCTCAATTATATCAACGCTTCTTGCCACAAGATCCACTCCACTTACCACACCATCATCTTCAATCAATATTTCATTCAAAGAGAGTCCTTCTCCGGGAAAATAATCTCCCTTTTCAAATGTTATACCAACACTCTTTCTTAAATAATCATCAATTCTCCCTGCAAAGGGAGATATGTATCTCGCTCCAGCCTTTGCTGCAAGTAGTGCCTGGTTGGGTGTCATAATTAGAGTGGCATTTACAGGTATGCCATCGTCAGAGAGTTTTTTTATCGCCTTTAACCCATCAAACTCCCTTCCGTCTCCCTCTTTCATGGAAGGAGAAACTGGTATCTTTATAACAACATTATTATTTATAGAATTGAATCTCTCATAAAGAAACTTCCCCTCTTTAACCATAGATTCAAAATCACTTCCTATCACTTCAAGACTTACAGGCCTGTCTCCACATACAAGGAGCAGTCTTTCTATGTATTCCTCCAAGGAGAATGTCTCTCCCTTTTCCTTATAGAAAATCACCGCCTTTTTAATAAGAGAGGGATTGGTGGTGACACCATCAACTATCCCCCAGGATATTGCCTCTTCAATTTCAGAAATCTTTGCAGTATCAATAAAAATCTTCATTTCTCACCTCCTTTCCTAATTTTAACACAAAGAAAAATTTAAGAATAAGGAAGGAAAATTGCTGAACTCACTCTAATGCAGAGAGGAGGGATTTAAATACAAATAG harbors:
- a CDS encoding transaldolase, which codes for MKIFIDTAKISEIEEAISWGIVDGVTTNPSLIKKAVIFYKEKGETFSLEEYIERLLLVCGDRPVSLEVIGSDFESMVKEGKFLYERFNSINNNVVIKIPVSPSMKEGDGREFDGLKAIKKLSDDGIPVNATLIMTPNQALLAAKAGARYISPFAGRIDDYLRKSVGITFEKGDYFPGEGLSLNEILIEDDGVVSGVDLVARSVDIIETYGFDCEVIAASVRNRVQVIELLETGVHIATIPFHVLKDMIGHEKTLEGMKKFTEDVVPEYKELFR